In Dyadobacter sp. NIV53, a single window of DNA contains:
- a CDS encoding nucleotidyltransferase substrate binding protein — MEKDTRWIQRFSNFRKAFGKLNAVAEVVAIHDLSDLEKEGLIQRFEYTHELAWNVMKDFFEFEGNTAIMGSRSATRLAFENGVITDGEGWMDMIRSRNLTSHTYNEATADEIVFKIINIYNGLFRDFEAKMTGFVDMK; from the coding sequence ATGGAAAAAGACACAAGATGGATTCAACGCTTTTCCAATTTCAGAAAAGCATTTGGGAAATTAAATGCAGTCGCGGAAGTAGTAGCAATACATGATCTCTCAGATCTTGAAAAAGAGGGACTGATTCAAAGATTCGAATACACGCACGAGCTTGCCTGGAATGTTATGAAAGATTTCTTTGAATTTGAAGGAAACACCGCAATAATGGGCTCGCGAAGCGCCACTCGCCTGGCTTTTGAAAATGGCGTTATAACCGATGGAGAAGGGTGGATGGATATGATTCGAAGCAGAAACCTGACTTCGCATACGTACAATGAAGCTACTGCTGATGAAATAGTTTTTAAGATCATTAATATTTACAACGGCTTATTTAGAGATTTTGAAGCTAAAATGACCGGATTTGTCGACATGAAATAA
- a CDS encoding nucleotidyltransferase domain-containing protein: MKFGLSQITIQNITSVLQQFPDVEQVVIYGSRAKGNFKPGSDIDFVFKGTNLTSLLMTRIDHQLDDLLLPYNFDLSIYNQIDNAELTNHIERIGKIFYEKEDIKDSQNI, translated from the coding sequence ATGAAATTTGGTTTAAGTCAAATAACGATACAAAACATCACCAGCGTGTTACAACAGTTTCCCGACGTTGAACAGGTTGTGATATATGGATCGAGAGCAAAAGGCAATTTTAAACCCGGCTCTGATATTGATTTTGTATTTAAAGGAACAAACTTAACCTCTTTGTTAATGACAAGAATTGATCACCAACTCGATGATTTGCTCTTGCCTTACAATTTTGATCTTTCGATTTATAATCAGATTGATAATGCGGAACTTACCAACCACATTGAACGAATAGGAAAGATATTTTATGAAAAAGAAGACATTAAGGATAGCCAGAATATTTGA